The Mauremys mutica isolate MM-2020 ecotype Southern chromosome 1, ASM2049712v1, whole genome shotgun sequence genome has a segment encoding these proteins:
- the SYNGR1 gene encoding synaptogyrin-1 isoform X3 has product MEGGAYGAGKAGGAFDPQTFFRQPHTVLRVLSWVFSIVVFGSIVNEGYLNSPTEVEEHCIFNRNHNACNYGITVGVLAFLSCLLYLALDVYFPQISSVKDRKKAVLSDIGVSAFWAFLWFVGFCFLANQWQVSKHENNPLNEGADAARAAITFSFFSIFTWVGQAFLAYQRYRIGADSALFSQDYTDPSQDSGLPYAPYTNEDDATDTVGTYQQPPPVDAFDAETQGTPPPVRGTGHL; this is encoded by the exons ATGGAAGGGGGCGCGTATGGAGCGGGCAAAGCCGGGGGCGCCTTCGACCCCCAGACCTTCTTCCGGCAGCCTCACACCGTCCTGCGGGTGCTCTCCTGG GTGTTCTCCATTGTTGTCTTCGGCTCCATTGTGAATGAAGGTTACCTGAACAGCCCCACTGAGGTGGAGGAGCACTGTATCTTCAACCGCAACCATAACGCCTGCAACTATGGCATCACCGTGGGCGTCCTCGCCTTCCTCAGCTGCCTTCTCTACCTGGCTCTGGACGTCTATTTCCCACAGATCAGCAGCGTCAAGGACCGCAAGAAGGCAGTGCTCTCGGACATCGGCGTCTCTG CCTTTTGGGCATTCCTCTGGTTTGTTGGCTTCTGCTTCCTGGCCAACCAGTGGCAAGTTTCAAAGCATGAGAACAACCCGCTGAATGAGGGGGCAGATGCAGCCCGAGCAGCCATCACCTTCTCTTTCTTCTCCATCTTCACCTGG GTGGGCCAGGCGTTTCTGGCGTACCAGCGCTACCGGATTGGTGCCGACTCGGCCCTCTTCTCCCAGGACTACACGGACCCAAGCCAGGACTCCGGCCTGCCTTACGCCCCCTACACCAACGAGGACGATGCCACAGACACGGTGGGGACGTACCAGCAGCCCCCTCCAGTAGACGCTTTTGACGCTGAGACGCAAGG
- the SYNGR1 gene encoding synaptogyrin-1 isoform X1: MEGGAYGAGKAGGAFDPQTFFRQPHTVLRVLSWVFSIVVFGSIVNEGYLNSPTEVEEHCIFNRNHNACNYGITVGVLAFLSCLLYLALDVYFPQISSVKDRKKAVLSDIGVSAFWAFLWFVGFCFLANQWQVSKHENNPLNEGADAARAAITFSFFSIFTWVGQAFLAYQRYRIGADSALFSQDYTDPSQDSGLPYAPYTNEDDATDTVGTYQQPPPVDAFDAETQGYQTQNY; this comes from the exons ATGGAAGGGGGCGCGTATGGAGCGGGCAAAGCCGGGGGCGCCTTCGACCCCCAGACCTTCTTCCGGCAGCCTCACACCGTCCTGCGGGTGCTCTCCTGG GTGTTCTCCATTGTTGTCTTCGGCTCCATTGTGAATGAAGGTTACCTGAACAGCCCCACTGAGGTGGAGGAGCACTGTATCTTCAACCGCAACCATAACGCCTGCAACTATGGCATCACCGTGGGCGTCCTCGCCTTCCTCAGCTGCCTTCTCTACCTGGCTCTGGACGTCTATTTCCCACAGATCAGCAGCGTCAAGGACCGCAAGAAGGCAGTGCTCTCGGACATCGGCGTCTCTG CCTTTTGGGCATTCCTCTGGTTTGTTGGCTTCTGCTTCCTGGCCAACCAGTGGCAAGTTTCAAAGCATGAGAACAACCCGCTGAATGAGGGGGCAGATGCAGCCCGAGCAGCCATCACCTTCTCTTTCTTCTCCATCTTCACCTGG GTGGGCCAGGCGTTTCTGGCGTACCAGCGCTACCGGATTGGTGCCGACTCGGCCCTCTTCTCCCAGGACTACACGGACCCAAGCCAGGACTCCGGCCTGCCTTACGCCCCCTACACCAACGAGGACGATGCCACAGACACGGTGGGGACGTACCAGCAGCCCCCTCCAGTAGACGCTTTTGACGCTGAGACGCAAGGGTACCAAACGCAGAACTACTGA
- the SYNGR1 gene encoding synaptogyrin-1 isoform X2 has protein sequence MEGGAYGAGKAGGAFDPQTFFRQPHTVLRVLSWVFSIVVFGSIVNEGYLNSPTEVEEHCIFNRNHNACNYGITVGVLAFLSCLLYLALDVYFPQISSVKDRKKAVLSDIGVSAFWAFLWFVGFCFLANQWQVSKHENNPLNEGADAARAAITFSFFSIFTWGLLTFLAFRRFRHISFQEEYNTLFPSPPAPLP, from the exons ATGGAAGGGGGCGCGTATGGAGCGGGCAAAGCCGGGGGCGCCTTCGACCCCCAGACCTTCTTCCGGCAGCCTCACACCGTCCTGCGGGTGCTCTCCTGG GTGTTCTCCATTGTTGTCTTCGGCTCCATTGTGAATGAAGGTTACCTGAACAGCCCCACTGAGGTGGAGGAGCACTGTATCTTCAACCGCAACCATAACGCCTGCAACTATGGCATCACCGTGGGCGTCCTCGCCTTCCTCAGCTGCCTTCTCTACCTGGCTCTGGACGTCTATTTCCCACAGATCAGCAGCGTCAAGGACCGCAAGAAGGCAGTGCTCTCGGACATCGGCGTCTCTG CCTTTTGGGCATTCCTCTGGTTTGTTGGCTTCTGCTTCCTGGCCAACCAGTGGCAAGTTTCAAAGCATGAGAACAACCCGCTGAATGAGGGGGCAGATGCAGCCCGAGCAGCCATCACCTTCTCTTTCTTCTCCATCTTCACCTGG GGCCTCCTGACATTTCTGGCTTTCCGGAGATTCAGACACATTAGCTTTCAGGAAGAATACAACACTCTCTTCCCTAGCCCCCCCGCACCGCTGCCCTAG